From the genome of Vicia villosa cultivar HV-30 ecotype Madison, WI linkage group LG2, Vvil1.0, whole genome shotgun sequence, one region includes:
- the LOC131647912 gene encoding pentatricopeptide repeat-containing protein At2g27610-like gives MKLNSSLRTLTYISTNPILRLRHYSVSRDPHIALHLFDETPHRLTTLKQHNQLLFTYSRNNQPKEAFHLFVSLLRSSLPPDESTFSCVFKLCAGSFDGTMGRQVHCQCVKFGLVHHVSAGTSLVDMYMKTESVDDGRRVFDEMGERNVVSWTSLLAGYSLNGLYDYVWELFCQMQFEGFLPNRYTVSTVIAALANHGVVDVGLQIHAMVVKHGFEGAIPVCNSLIIMYSRSGLLSDARNVFDRMENRDWVSWNSMIAGHVTNGQHLEVFETFKNMQLAGVKPTYMTFASVIKSCASLKELLLVRLMQCKALKSGFTEHQSVITALMVALSKCKEMDDAFSLFSLMEEGKNVVSWTAIISGYLQNGGTDQAVNLFSQMRREGVKPNHFTYSAILTVQHAVFVSEMHAEVIKANYEKSSSVGTALLDAYVKIGNINDAVKVFEKIEAKDLMAWSAMLAGYAQTRETEEAAKIFRQLIKEGIQPNEFTFSSIINACAAPTAAAEQGKQFHAYAVKMRLNNAICVCSSLVTMYAKRGNIDSAHEVFKRQKERDLVSWNSMISGYAQHGQAKKALEVFDAMQKRNMEVDAVTFIGVITACTHAGLVEKGQNYFNSMINDHRINPTMKHYSCMIDLYSRAGMLEKAMDIIKEMPFPPGATVWRTLLGAARVHRNIELGELAAEKLISLQPEDSAAYVLLSNMYAAAGNWQERTNVRKLMDKRKVKKEPGYSWIEVKNKTYSFLAGDLTHPLSNQIYSKLSELSIRLKDAGYQPDTNLVFHDIEDEQKETILSQHSEKLAIAFGLIATHPEIPIQIVKNLRVCGDCHNFIKLVSLIEQRYIVVRDSNRFHHFKDGSCSCGDYW, from the coding sequence ATTCTCAGACTTAGACATTACTCTGTTTCACGTGATCCTCACATTGCACTACACCTGTTCGACGAAACTCCTCACAGACTAACAACTCTCAAACAACATAACCAATTACTCTTCACGTACTCACGCAATAACCAACCCAAAGAAGCATTCCACTTATTTGTTTCCCTTCTTCGGTCTTCTTTACCGCCGGATGAATCAACATTCTCATGTGTTTTCAAACTCTGTGCTGGTTCTTTTGATGGGACAATGGGTAGACAAGTTCATTGTCAATGTGTTAAATTTGGACTTGTGCATCATGTTAGTGCAGGGACTTCACTTGTTGATATGTATATGAAAACTGAGAGTGTTGATGATGGGAGAAGAGTTTTTGATGAGATGGGTGAGAGAAATGTTGTGTCTTGGACTTCCTTGCTCGCGGGTTATTCGTTGAACGGACTTTATGATTATGTATGGGAGTTGTTTTGTCAGATGCAGTTTGAGGGTTTTTTGCCTAATCGGTATACTGTGTCTACTGTGATTGCAGCTTTGGCTAATCATGGTGTTGTTGATGTAGGATTGCAGATTCATGCCATGGTTGTGAAACATGGTTTTGAGGGAGCGATACCTGTTTGCAATTCTCTGATTATTATGTATTCTAGGTCAGGGTTGTTAAGTGATGCTAGAAATGTTTTTGATAGAATGGAGAACAGGGATTGGGTTTCTTGGAATAGCATGATTGCAGGACATGTGACAAATGGACAGCATTTGGAGGTTtttgaaacttttaaaaacatGCAACTTGCAGGGGTTAAACCTACTTACATGACATTTGCTAGTGTTATTAAGTCGTGTGCTAGCCTTAAAGAATTGTTGTTAGTAAGATTGATGCAGTGTAAAGCTTTGAAAAGTGGTTTTACCGAACACCAAAGTGTCATAACTGCACTCATGGTAGCGTTGAGTAAGTGCAAGGAAATGGACGATGCGTTTAGTCTATTCTCGTTGATGGAAGAAGGTAAAAATGTGGTGTCATGGACTGCTATCATCAGTGGCTACTTGCAGAATGGTGGCACTGACCAGGCTGTGAATTTGTTTTCTCAGATGAGGAGAGAAGGTGTAAAACCAAATCATTTCACGTATTCTGCCATCCTTACTGTGCAGCATGCTGTTTTTGTTTCCGAAATGCATGCCGAAGTTATCAAAGCTAATTATGAAAAGTCATCATCAGTAGGAACTGCACTTTTAGATGCGTATGTTAAGATAGGAAATATTAATGATGCTGTTAAAGTCTTCGAGAAAATTGAAGCGAAGGACTTAATGGCATGGTCAGCAATGTTAGCAGGATATGCACAAACAAGAGAAACCGAAGAAGCTGCTAAAATCTTCCGCCAATTGATAAAAGAAGGGATTCAACCAAATGAGTTTACATTTTCCAGCATCATAAATGCCTGTGCTGCTCCTACCGCGGCAGCAGAACAAGGAAAACAGTTTCATGCATATGCGGTTAAAATGAGATTGAATAATGCTATATGTGTCTGTAGTTCTCTTGTTACTATGTATGCAAAGAGAGGCAATATCGATAGTGcacatgaagttttcaaaaggcAGAAGGAGAGGGACTTGGTTTCTTGGAACTCAATGATCTCTGGATATGCACAACATGGCCAGGCCAAGAAAGCTTTAGAGGTATTTGATGCGATGCAAAAACGAAACATGGAAGTGGATGCTGTAACATTCATTGGAGTCATCACTGCCTGCACTCATGCTGGCCTAGTGGAAAAAGGTCAAAACTACTTCAATTCAATGATCAATGATCATCGCATTAATCCAACAATGAAGCACTACTCCTGCATGATCGATCTATATAGCCGTGCAGGGATGCTGGAAAAAGCCATGGATATCATAAAAGAGATGCCGTTTCCACCTGGTGCAACTGTGTGGCGCACTCTCCTGGGAGCCGCTCGAGTACACCGCAACATAGAGCTCGGAGAACTTGCTGCTGAGAAACTTATTTCTCTTCAGCCAGAAGACTCGGCTGCATATGTCCTATTATCCAATATGTATGCTGCAGCAGGAAACTGGCAAGAGAGAACCAATGTGAGAAAACTAATGGACAAGAGAAAAGTGAAAAAAGAACCAGGGTATAGTTGGATCGAGGTTAAAAACAAAACATACTCATTCTTGGCCGGTGATTTGACACATCCTTTGTCGAACCAAATTTACTCAAAACTTTCAGAGTTAAGTATCAGGTTGAAAGACGCAGGTTATCAACCTGATACAAACCTTGTATTTCATGATATTGAAGATGAACAGAAAGAAACTATTCTTTCTCAACACAGTGAAAAGTTAGCAATTGCTTTTGGTTTAATAGCTACACATCCTGAAATTCCCATCCAAATTGTGAAGAATCTAAGGGTATGTGGAGATTGTCATAACTTTATCAAGTTAGTGTCACTCATTGAACAGAGATATATTGTTGTCAGAGATTCAAATCGGTTTCATCACTTTAAAGATGGATCCTGCTCATGTGGGGACTACTGGTGA